The Pleuronectes platessa chromosome 10, fPlePla1.1, whole genome shotgun sequence genome contains a region encoding:
- the LOC128449002 gene encoding chemerin-like receptor 1 yields the protein MMELMTATPSYAMNTSDINGRNNSLDEEDEDYDYKDEHAELRQSLKIMFLIVYCLVFVLGVLGNGVVIWVTGFKMKKTINTIWFLNLAVADFLLTAFLPLSVTYTALDYHWPFGNFMCKVNSTLGFLNMFASVFFLVVISVDRCVSVVWPVWAQNHRSVCKASCVSLVVWILALILSAPYFIFKDTVSDPDNEDIVYCFSNFSLSDDYETPSVKQLGDFRYQTMTITRFLLGFVVPFPVIVSCYAVIIHRLRRNRTLASQSSRPFKIIAAIITTFFLCWAPFYSMTVIQLVYYTAISPSETLGHIITIGDPIATSLAFLNSCLNPLLYVFMGKDLKGKACMSIMNLLETAFQEEETHSYTKTKSTGREKQASNTKEVFCPEKGRYQ from the coding sequence ATGATGGAGCTAATGACTGCTACCCCTTCCTACGCCATGAACACATCAGACATCAATGGAAGAAACAACTCCTTGGACGAAGAGGACGAAGACTATGACTACAAGGACGAGCACGCTGAGCTGAGACAGTCCCTCAAAATTATGTTTCTCATTGTTTACTGCCTGGTCTTTGTTCTCGGTGTGTTGGGGAATGGAGTGGTCATCTGGGTTACCGGGTTCAAGATGAAGAAAACGATTAACACCATTTGGTTCCTCAATCTTGCTGTGGCCGACTTCCTCTTGACGGCGTTCCTGCCCCTGAGCGTGACGTACACCGCTCTGGATTACCACTGGCCTTTTGGCAACTTCATGTGCAAGGTGAACAGCACTCTGGGCTTTCTGAACATGTTTGCCAGTGTCTTCTTCCTGGTGGTGATCAGTGTGgacagatgtgtgtctgtggtgtggcCCGTCTGGGCCCAGAACCACAGAAGTGTATGCAAGGCTTCCTGCGTGAGTCTGGTTGTGTGGATACTGGCTCTGATTCTCAGCGCTCCATACTTCATCTTCAAGGACACTGTGTCAGACCCTGACAATGAAGACATCGTCTACTGCTTCAGTAACTTTTCCCTTTCTGACGACTATGAAACACCATCAGTGAAACAGCTGGGAGATTTTCGATATCAGACCATGACCATCACCCGCTTCCTCCTGGGATTCGTCGTCCCCTTCCCCGTCATCGTCTCCTGCTATGCCGTCATCATCCATCGTCTCAGGAGGAACCGCACCCTGGCCAGCCAATCGAGTCGCCCCTTCAAGATCATCGCTGCCATCATCACCACTTTCTTCCTGTGCTGGGCACCGTTTTACAGCATGACTGTAATCCAGCTGGTTTATTACACAGCGATCAGTCCAAGTGAAACCTTGGGCCACATCATCACTATCGGTGACCCGATAGCAACCAGCCTGGCCTTTCTCAACAGCTGCCTGAACCCACTGCTGTATGTGTTCATGGGTAAAGATCTTAAGGGAAAAGCCTGCATGTCCATCATGAACCTGTTGGAGACTGCCTTCCAGGAGGAAGAGACACACTCTTACACCAAGACAAAGTCAACAGGCAGAGAAAAGCAAGCTAGTAATACCAAAGAAGTGTTCTGCCCTGAAAAGGGGAGATATCAATAA